From Streptomyces cyaneogriseus subsp. noncyanogenus, the proteins below share one genomic window:
- a CDS encoding DUF4255 domain-containing protein, producing MIHEVDEGLRRLLAESGLEASGVEVVFDAPTRDWSARRNAPTVCAFLYDIREDTARRGSGHEEVHDADGFVVARRTPPRWYELTYLVTAWAGRPQDEHRLLSQVLACLAATDRLPPRMLTGSLADLGLTVALDTAQTGADGPAAADVWSALGGELKASLGVRVRAPLAGATVPVGPPVTEGLLVRSAAGADERRTAVADEGAEAPAGRRLRYRESREAGTEGFAGPRDRPSAPARRRRRGDRQP from the coding sequence GTGATCCACGAGGTCGACGAAGGGCTGCGGCGCCTGCTCGCCGAGTCCGGTCTGGAGGCGTCCGGCGTCGAGGTGGTCTTCGACGCCCCCACCCGGGACTGGTCGGCGCGCCGCAACGCCCCCACGGTCTGCGCCTTCCTGTACGACATCCGGGAGGACACCGCGCGGCGCGGCAGCGGCCATGAGGAGGTCCACGACGCGGACGGCTTCGTCGTGGCGCGGCGCACCCCGCCGCGCTGGTACGAACTGACCTATCTGGTCACGGCCTGGGCCGGGCGCCCGCAGGACGAACACCGGCTGCTCTCCCAGGTGCTCGCCTGTCTCGCGGCCACCGACAGGCTGCCCCCGCGGATGCTCACGGGCTCGCTCGCCGACCTCGGCCTGACGGTGGCGCTGGACACCGCCCAGACCGGAGCCGACGGCCCCGCCGCCGCCGACGTGTGGTCGGCACTCGGCGGCGAGCTGAAGGCGTCGCTGGGCGTCCGGGTGCGGGCGCCGCTCGCCGGGGCGACCGTCCCCGTCGGGCCGCCGGTCACCGAAGGGCTGCTCGTACGGTCCGCCGCCGGCGCGGACGAAAGGCGCACCGCCGTCGCCGACGAGGGCGCGGAAGCCCCGGCGGGGCGCCGGCTGCGCTACCGGGAGAGCCGCGAGGCGGGCACGGAGGGTTTCGCGGGCCCGCGTGACCGGCCGTCCGCGCCCGCCCGGCGCCGCCGCAGAGGGGACCGCCAGCCGTGA
- a CDS encoding DUF11 domain-containing protein, whose protein sequence is MIGTAAPGGRHRLGRLGTSLLLLVPLLGVTAASGRGDAEPGPSAADAAQTRIAYAGTRHRSLGQVEKSTSSKPLFGKGPAHYDVQPSALGDMLVFTSRRDERKPQVYLRSADGTVRRLTEGRDAAHPRLTPDGEAVVFDSAEPGGAGGRTQRDLWMVDIDGPVGTGLTRLTKSPANEESPTVSPDGERLAYSGDADPLAGAQIYVRQLDGGTAPIATRITGPAGGTATQPVWNPVGDSDHANLIAYTATTEAEGPRLRVTDGSTDRPLLAGEQAQWRTHGAAWLPDGDQVLFLSPNRTCECEGDWDHVFRVPAHSEQTPSLVLSEDREVLSPTWLGALDGGGAVVERTSASGPRVVTLQDIRSDGADPRDLGKTILREDPAADTNTDATKDPLFRPADGYDPWTERQTYTPDGRRIVVTRFEDTPDGRIQRIWIVDADGSHGAALRLAGRGPKDWDTDPTFSPDGRYLAFTRTSPGGVGGPSRIFIADAASGEIRGKITPPDGQLDGGDAQPTWSSDGTTLAFTRNHVINGKGGNKHIWTVRVDDLSAQDDLSADVCPRACEVIDDSPAFSPDGRSIAFNRKSGGGRIDERNGLLVTTPEGEDCRVLLPDAARGRAGACHRELPDVSATGPHQPRDAAWTADGNGMVLSFRTGRAVNNPEKLHLLDIASGDLTPLTLDLPGRQKEPAVQQSVDLAVGAPATVPPVTVGSSATVRVDVVNNGPAASPGTRLTVTPPSGVQVTGMTRPGGTCGTTPLQCDVGVVPPGATVHVDVVVTGLTAGDAPLDWSVTGTVLDPRPGDNAGRTVVPVREATPPPTSEPPTPTPPATSAPPVSRPPTSAPPAPAPPSPTPPPAAPDQPEAGPGVRITAQPNPGYVGGRVVVTYTVGNGRNALATGLRLRVGLPAGIPADALPPGCDSSRVCALPDLEPGQSTVVRVVLRPRKAMTGQVTADLTTSGTDADRRDNTARQRLRILQPRIVAVPEIGKPGFVTSVRGEDFPPGVPVRFAWKPGITAAAAPTRPKADGTFIGQLLILAKDQTGPRTITARGPGFSPVKTDFLVVSGTVQPPDEVTRR, encoded by the coding sequence CGGGCGGCACCGCCTGGGAAGACTGGGCACGTCGCTGCTGCTGCTGGTCCCGCTGCTCGGGGTGACGGCGGCCTCCGGCCGCGGCGATGCCGAGCCCGGGCCGTCGGCCGCCGATGCCGCGCAGACCCGTATCGCCTACGCGGGAACCCGGCACCGCAGCCTCGGGCAGGTGGAGAAGAGCACCTCCAGCAAGCCGCTGTTCGGCAAGGGCCCGGCCCACTACGACGTCCAGCCGTCCGCCCTCGGCGACATGCTGGTCTTCACCAGCCGCCGCGACGAGAGGAAGCCGCAGGTCTATCTGCGGTCCGCCGACGGAACGGTCCGCCGGCTCACCGAGGGCCGGGACGCGGCGCACCCCCGGCTGACACCGGACGGCGAGGCCGTGGTGTTCGACTCGGCCGAGCCGGGCGGCGCCGGCGGCCGCACCCAGCGCGACCTGTGGATGGTGGACATCGACGGCCCCGTCGGCACCGGCCTGACCCGGCTCACCAAGAGCCCCGCGAACGAGGAGAGCCCGACGGTCTCGCCCGACGGGGAGCGGCTGGCCTACTCCGGTGACGCCGACCCGCTGGCCGGGGCGCAGATCTACGTACGGCAGCTGGACGGCGGCACCGCCCCCATTGCCACCCGCATCACCGGTCCCGCGGGCGGCACGGCCACCCAGCCCGTGTGGAACCCGGTCGGCGACTCCGACCACGCGAACCTGATCGCGTACACCGCCACCACCGAGGCGGAGGGACCGCGGCTGCGGGTGACGGACGGGAGCACCGACCGGCCGCTGCTCGCGGGCGAGCAGGCGCAGTGGCGCACCCACGGGGCAGCCTGGCTGCCCGACGGGGACCAGGTGCTCTTCCTGAGCCCCAACCGCACCTGCGAGTGCGAGGGCGACTGGGACCATGTGTTCCGGGTGCCGGCGCACTCGGAACAGACACCCTCGCTGGTGCTCAGCGAGGACCGGGAGGTCCTGTCGCCCACCTGGCTCGGCGCGCTCGACGGCGGCGGCGCGGTGGTGGAGCGCACCTCGGCGTCGGGGCCGCGCGTGGTGACCCTCCAGGACATCCGCAGTGACGGGGCCGACCCCCGGGACCTGGGGAAGACGATCCTCAGGGAGGACCCGGCGGCCGACACCAACACCGACGCCACCAAGGACCCGCTGTTCCGGCCCGCCGACGGTTACGACCCGTGGACCGAGCGGCAGACCTACACCCCCGACGGACGCCGGATCGTGGTGACCCGCTTCGAGGACACGCCCGACGGGCGGATCCAGCGGATCTGGATCGTGGACGCCGACGGCTCCCACGGCGCGGCGCTGCGGCTGGCGGGACGCGGGCCGAAGGACTGGGACACCGACCCGACGTTCTCCCCGGACGGCAGGTACCTGGCCTTCACCCGGACGTCGCCGGGCGGCGTCGGCGGGCCCAGCCGCATCTTCATCGCGGACGCGGCGAGCGGCGAGATCCGCGGCAAGATCACCCCGCCGGACGGGCAGCTCGACGGCGGCGACGCCCAGCCCACCTGGTCCTCCGACGGCACCACCCTGGCCTTCACCCGCAACCATGTGATCAACGGAAAGGGCGGCAACAAGCACATCTGGACCGTGCGCGTGGACGACCTGAGCGCGCAGGACGACCTGAGCGCCGACGTCTGTCCGCGCGCCTGCGAGGTCATCGACGACAGCCCGGCCTTCTCCCCGGACGGGCGCAGCATCGCCTTCAACCGCAAGAGCGGCGGCGGCCGGATCGACGAACGCAACGGCCTCCTCGTGACGACCCCCGAGGGCGAAGACTGCCGGGTCCTGCTGCCCGACGCCGCCCGCGGCCGGGCCGGCGCCTGCCACCGGGAGCTGCCGGACGTCTCGGCCACCGGCCCGCACCAGCCCCGCGACGCCGCCTGGACCGCCGACGGCAACGGCATGGTCCTCAGCTTCCGTACCGGCCGCGCCGTCAACAACCCCGAGAAACTGCACCTGCTGGACATCGCGTCCGGCGACCTCACCCCGCTCACCCTGGATCTGCCGGGCCGGCAGAAGGAACCCGCCGTACAGCAGTCCGTGGACCTCGCGGTCGGCGCGCCCGCCACCGTGCCCCCTGTCACCGTCGGCTCCTCGGCCACCGTCCGCGTCGACGTGGTGAACAACGGCCCCGCCGCCTCGCCCGGTACCCGGCTCACCGTCACTCCGCCCTCCGGCGTGCAGGTCACGGGCATGACCCGGCCCGGCGGCACCTGCGGCACCACCCCCCTCCAGTGCGATGTCGGGGTGGTGCCGCCCGGCGCCACCGTGCATGTGGACGTCGTCGTGACCGGGCTCACCGCCGGTGACGCCCCGCTCGACTGGTCGGTCACCGGGACCGTCCTGGACCCGCGACCGGGCGACAACGCCGGCCGGACCGTGGTCCCGGTGCGCGAGGCCACGCCACCGCCGACCTCCGAACCCCCGACGCCGACGCCACCAGCGACGTCCGCGCCCCCGGTCTCCAGGCCCCCGACCTCGGCGCCCCCCGCCCCCGCGCCACCGTCCCCCACGCCGCCCCCCGCGGCCCCGGACCAGCCCGAGGCGGGCCCCGGCGTGCGGATCACCGCCCAGCCGAACCCCGGCTACGTCGGCGGACGCGTCGTGGTGACGTACACCGTCGGCAACGGACGCAACGCGCTGGCGACCGGGCTGCGGCTGCGCGTCGGCCTGCCCGCGGGCATCCCGGCCGACGCGCTGCCGCCGGGCTGCGACAGCTCCCGGGTGTGCGCGCTGCCGGACCTGGAGCCCGGTCAGAGCACCGTCGTCCGGGTCGTCCTGCGCCCCCGCAAGGCGATGACCGGTCAGGTCACCGCGGACCTCACCACCAGCGGCACCGACGCCGACCGCCGCGACAACACCGCCCGGCAGCGGCTGCGCATCCTCCAGCCGCGCATCGTCGCGGTCCCGGAGATCGGCAAGCCCGGCTTCGTCACCTCCGTGCGCGGCGAGGACTTCCCGCCCGGGGTGCCGGTGCGGTTCGCCTGGAAGCCGGGGATCACCGCGGCGGCGGCGCCCACCCGGCCGAAGGCGGACGGCACCTTCATCGGCCAGTTGCTCATCCTCGCCAAGGACCAGACCGGACCGCGCACCATCACCGCGCGCGGACCCGGGTTCTCACCGGTGAAGACCGACTTCCTGGTGGTCAGCGGCACCGTGCAGCCGCCCGACGAGGTGACCCGCCGGTGA